The following are encoded in a window of Flavobacterium sp. WC2421 genomic DNA:
- a CDS encoding MmcQ/YjbR family DNA-binding protein, whose product MNLESYYQYCLSKKGVTDHFPFDEDTLVFKVGGKVFALSSLKKWEIGEPSVNLKCNPDYAQELRAQYEAIEPGFHMNKKHWNTIAINQEVPDTLVKELIDHSYDLVFKSLTKKIQEEI is encoded by the coding sequence ATGAATTTAGAAAGTTATTATCAATATTGCTTGTCTAAAAAAGGTGTGACGGACCATTTTCCTTTTGATGAAGACACTTTAGTTTTTAAAGTTGGGGGGAAAGTATTTGCTTTAAGCTCTTTAAAAAAGTGGGAAATTGGCGAGCCGTCTGTCAATTTAAAATGTAATCCGGATTATGCACAGGAATTACGTGCGCAGTACGAAGCTATTGAGCCAGGGTTTCATATGAATAAGAAACATTGGAATACCATTGCTATAAATCAAGAAGTTCCAGATACGCTTGTTAAAGAGTTAATAGATCACTCGTATGATTTGGTTTTTAAGAGTTTGACTAAGAAAATTCAAGAAGAGATTTAA
- a CDS encoding response regulator, whose product MNRSLNILLIEDDAIEVMKFNRVLSTMDLKHKIIEANNGEEALTILKVKEIIPDIIILDLNMPKINGIEFLEILKGDDHLKYIPSVILTTSNNRKDVMECYRIGIAGYLLKPLKYDDYVDRIKKLIEYWSCNELISQ is encoded by the coding sequence ATGAACAGATCCCTAAATATTTTATTAATTGAAGATGACGCAATTGAAGTAATGAAATTCAATAGAGTTTTAAGTACGATGGATTTAAAACATAAAATAATTGAAGCAAATAACGGTGAAGAAGCACTAACCATTTTAAAGGTTAAAGAGATCATACCAGATATCATTATATTAGATTTGAATATGCCTAAAATTAATGGGATTGAATTTTTAGAGATTTTAAAAGGAGATGATCATTTAAAATATATTCCATCTGTAATTTTAACAACTTCTAATAATCGGAAGGATGTTATGGAATGTTATCGAATAGGAATTGCAGGTTATCTATTGAAACCTCTTAAGTATGATGATTATGTGGATCGAATAAAAAAATTAATCGAGTATTGGAGTTGTAATGAATTAATATCTCAGTAA
- a CDS encoding cyclase family protein, with product MKTTIQHNNTTFQVDLSKPIDISIPLTNTDENPIAWYISKPVMEPVKFDEWIGKVASGMSSTNFNNIQFNPHGHGTHTECLGHITHDFYSVNQSLKKFFYIAELISVEPELINGDLVVTKNQIENALNGKTPEAVVIRTLPNNVNKLSKKYSHTNPPYLAEDAAGFICESGIQHLLIDLPSVDKEKDEGKLLAHKAFWNVTDVKNLNADARLDCTITEMIFVADEVQDGSYLLNLQIASFENDASPSKPVLYKI from the coding sequence ATGAAAACTACCATTCAACACAACAATACAACATTTCAAGTCGATTTGTCAAAACCCATTGATATTTCGATTCCACTAACTAATACTGATGAAAATCCAATTGCGTGGTATATTAGTAAACCCGTAATGGAACCCGTGAAATTTGATGAATGGATAGGGAAAGTTGCATCAGGAATGTCTTCAACTAATTTCAATAACATTCAATTCAATCCGCATGGTCACGGTACGCATACGGAATGCTTGGGTCATATTACCCATGATTTTTATAGTGTAAACCAATCTTTGAAAAAATTCTTTTATATAGCAGAATTGATTTCAGTAGAGCCGGAATTGATTAATGGCGATTTGGTAGTCACTAAAAATCAGATTGAAAATGCCTTAAATGGGAAAACACCTGAAGCTGTTGTAATTAGAACTTTACCTAATAACGTAAACAAACTTTCCAAAAAATACTCCCATACGAATCCGCCCTATTTGGCTGAAGATGCGGCAGGTTTCATTTGCGAAAGCGGCATTCAACATTTATTGATTGATTTACCAAGTGTAGATAAAGAAAAAGATGAGGGGAAACTTTTGGCTCACAAAGCCTTTTGGAATGTAACGGATGTTAAAAATTTGAATGCAGATGCAAGATTGGATTGCACAATAACCGAAATGATTTTTGTTGCTGATGAAGTGCAGGATGGAAGTTATTTGTTGAACTTACAAATTGCCTCTTTTGAAAATGATGCCAGTCCCAGTAAACCCGTTTTGTATAAAATATGA
- a CDS encoding heme NO-binding domain-containing protein, whose amino-acid sequence MYGIVNKAIEELVVANFGEDKWDAIKIRSGIDIDYFISSEPYDDDITFKLAQAVSEEMGMTLSAVLIAFGEWWVIKTTKEKYGGLMEAGGDDLREFLINLPLFHNRVMLIYPKLTPPEFKVSDITKNSINLHYLSKREGLQDFVRGLIQGLGIMYNTPVTINLIQSRDEGSPHEIFNVIW is encoded by the coding sequence ATGTACGGAATTGTAAATAAAGCAATTGAAGAGTTGGTTGTTGCTAATTTTGGAGAAGATAAATGGGATGCTATTAAAATTCGTAGCGGTATAGATATTGATTATTTTATAAGTAGCGAACCTTATGATGACGACATTACTTTTAAGTTAGCTCAAGCCGTTTCTGAAGAAATGGGAATGACATTAAGTGCCGTTTTAATTGCATTTGGTGAATGGTGGGTTATAAAAACGACTAAAGAAAAATATGGTGGTTTAATGGAAGCCGGCGGAGATGATTTAAGAGAGTTTTTAATAAATTTACCACTCTTCCATAATCGGGTCATGCTTATTTACCCTAAATTGACACCTCCGGAATTTAAAGTAAGCGATATTACTAAAAACAGTATTAATTTACATTATTTGTCAAAAAGAGAAGGGCTTCAAGATTTTGTTAGAGGTTTAATTCAAGGATTAGGGATAATGTATAATACGCCAGTTACTATTAATTTAATCCAAAGTCGTGACGAAGGTAGCCCACATGAAATTTTTAATGTAATTTGGTAA
- a CDS encoding DUF4260 domain-containing protein produces MKTILKLEELGLFVFGIFLFSQLDYAWWWFLVLILVPDFSMIGYAFGNKSGAVAYDLFHHRGIAVLVYLIGIYSSNQVVQLIGIILFAHSSMDRMFGYGLKYDTGFKFTHLGEIGKK; encoded by the coding sequence ATGAAAACAATACTCAAACTAGAAGAATTAGGCTTATTCGTTTTTGGAATCTTTCTTTTCAGCCAACTGGATTATGCTTGGTGGTGGTTTTTGGTTCTGATTTTGGTTCCTGATTTCTCTATGATTGGTTATGCTTTTGGTAATAAATCTGGAGCTGTGGCCTATGATTTATTTCATCATAGAGGTATTGCTGTACTTGTTTATTTAATTGGAATTTACAGTTCGAATCAAGTTGTTCAGCTTATTGGGATTATTTTATTTGCCCATTCTTCCATGGATAGAATGTTTGGATATGGGTTAAAATATGATACTGGATTTAAATTTACACATTTAGGTGAAATAGGTAAAAAATAG
- a CDS encoding GNAT family N-acetyltransferase has product MITISTVKSKLDVPFIQHFLKDIYWAAGRTIEEVQTTIDHSFCFGIYLNDQQIGFARVITDYVVFAYVMDVFITEEHRGKGYSSLLIEEMMKEPKLQEVKIWRLATSDAHFLYKKFGFNALAYPEKMMEKTIK; this is encoded by the coding sequence ATGATAACCATTTCTACAGTAAAAAGTAAATTAGATGTTCCTTTCATTCAGCACTTTTTGAAAGACATTTATTGGGCCGCCGGACGTACAATCGAAGAAGTTCAAACAACGATTGACCATTCGTTTTGTTTTGGTATTTATTTAAATGACCAGCAAATTGGTTTTGCCAGGGTAATTACGGATTATGTTGTTTTTGCTTATGTGATGGATGTTTTTATCACTGAGGAACATCGTGGCAAAGGGTATTCTTCTCTTTTAATCGAAGAGATGATGAAAGAACCAAAACTGCAAGAGGTAAAGATTTGGCGTTTGGCCACATCTGACGCCCATTTTTTATATAAAAAATTTGGATTCAATGCATTAGCATATCCAGAAAAGATGATGGAAAAAACAATCAAATGA
- a CDS encoding GxxExxY protein, translating to MTENELSKIVFDCALKVHKTLGPGLLESAYEECLYYELKKTGLNVVKQKALPLVYEDVQLDIGYRLDIIIEEKLILEIKSVDALNDIHFAQLLTYLKLTNCKLGLLINFNVVLIKDGIKRIANNL from the coding sequence ATGACTGAAAATGAATTATCAAAAATTGTCTTTGACTGCGCTCTCAAAGTGCATAAAACGCTTGGCCCTGGATTACTAGAAAGTGCTTATGAAGAATGCTTGTATTATGAACTCAAGAAAACGGGTTTAAACGTAGTAAAGCAAAAAGCATTGCCTTTGGTTTACGAGGATGTTCAATTAGATATTGGATATAGACTTGATATTATTATTGAGGAAAAATTGATTTTGGAAATAAAATCAGTTGATGCTTTAAATGATATTCATTTTGCTCAATTACTGACTTATCTTAAATTGACCAATTGCAAACTAGGTTTATTGATTAATTTTAATGTTGTTTTGATAAAGGACGGCATAAAACGAATTGCAAATAATCTTTAA